Proteins encoded together in one Rossellomorea sp. y25 window:
- a CDS encoding DMT family transporter, protein MSNRNKGILLLLLSAFGFSLMAAFVKLSGDVPTIQKTFFRNIVSAFIAFGFVRYHKERLFGKKENQKLLLLRSSLGAVGIVLFFYAIDHLVLSDADMLNKLSPFLTIIFSAIFLRERTRVFQVVAIIIAFIGTLFIIKPAFSFDVIPYLAGVFSAIFAAGAYTVLRVLGSREKFYTVVFYFSFFTTVVLIPFVIAFYEPMSAQQWIYLLSAGVFATVGQFGITMAYKFAPAREISIFFYSTVVYSAMISIFLFGQIPDVLSIIGYVIIFAASLYMFLKNNQAGNKSEA, encoded by the coding sequence ATGTCAAATCGAAATAAAGGAATACTCCTATTACTTCTATCAGCGTTTGGTTTCTCCCTGATGGCTGCATTCGTGAAGCTGTCAGGAGATGTGCCGACGATCCAAAAAACTTTTTTCAGGAACATCGTTTCTGCATTCATCGCATTCGGTTTTGTCCGCTATCATAAGGAGCGATTATTCGGTAAGAAAGAAAATCAGAAGCTGCTGTTGCTGCGCTCCAGTTTAGGGGCTGTCGGGATCGTCCTGTTCTTCTATGCGATTGATCATCTGGTGTTATCCGATGCCGATATGTTGAATAAGCTCAGTCCGTTCCTGACCATCATTTTCTCGGCTATTTTCTTGAGGGAAAGGACACGTGTTTTCCAGGTAGTGGCGATCATCATTGCGTTTATCGGTACCTTGTTTATCATCAAACCTGCGTTCTCCTTTGATGTTATTCCATATTTGGCTGGAGTGTTTTCTGCTATTTTCGCAGCAGGGGCATACACGGTCCTTCGTGTGTTGGGAAGCAGAGAGAAATTTTATACGGTAGTCTTTTACTTTTCATTTTTTACGACTGTCGTACTTATTCCGTTCGTGATCGCTTTTTATGAACCGATGAGCGCTCAGCAATGGATTTATCTATTATCCGCCGGCGTTTTCGCGACAGTGGGTCAGTTCGGAATCACGATGGCTTACAAGTTTGCACCTGCAAGGGAAATATCAATCTTTTTCTATTCAACCGTCGTGTATTCCGCCATGATCAGCATCTTCTTATTCGGGCAGATTCCTGACGTATTAAGCATCATCGGATACGTCATCATCTTTGCTGCTTCGTTATATATGTTTTTGAAAAATAATCAAGCAGGTAACAAATCAGAAGCATGA
- a CDS encoding ABC transporter ATP-binding protein → MTAILELHDVSKTYEQGNEKLKVLDHVSMRVNPGEFGAILGPSGSGKSTLLSIIGALTSPSSGEVKMNGRNVHNLNEKEQTSLRLKEIGFIFQQSNLVPFLTVEEQLVFVGKLNKQGDRLRKRAGELLSHLGLADRRSHYPEQLSGGEQQRVAIARALMNEPRLILADEPTASLDQARGKSVVELLAKETKERNIATIMVTHDETMIGHCDWVYRMK, encoded by the coding sequence ATGACAGCCATTTTAGAGTTACATGATGTGAGCAAAACATATGAACAGGGAAATGAGAAGCTGAAGGTATTGGACCATGTATCCATGAGGGTAAATCCAGGTGAGTTCGGTGCCATATTAGGACCTTCCGGATCGGGAAAAAGTACGCTTCTCTCCATCATAGGAGCCTTAACCAGTCCGTCGAGTGGTGAAGTGAAAATGAACGGGCGAAACGTCCACAATCTAAACGAGAAAGAACAAACATCCCTTCGCCTCAAAGAGATCGGCTTTATCTTTCAACAATCAAACCTGGTTCCTTTTTTAACGGTGGAAGAGCAATTAGTGTTTGTAGGAAAGCTGAATAAACAGGGGGACAGACTCCGGAAACGGGCAGGGGAATTATTATCCCACCTCGGATTGGCTGATCGCAGGTCCCATTATCCTGAACAGCTGTCAGGCGGGGAGCAGCAGCGGGTTGCCATCGCCCGTGCCCTCATGAACGAACCAAGATTGATCCTCGCAGATGAACCTACTGCAAGCCTGGATCAAGCTCGCGGCAAGTCCGTCGTGGAGCTTCTCGCCAAGGAAACAAAGGAAAGAAATATCGCCACCATCATGGTGACACATGATGAAACGATGATCGGGCATTGTGATTGGGTGTATCGGATGAAGTGA
- a CDS encoding ABC transporter permease — protein MFLAWKEMRYGKVKFLLIIGIITLITSLVLSISGLANGLSVDNASAIKNMPADTYVVEAGDKHQLERSQITEQEIASIKGGSPLGLKMVEIDQGGKTVNVSLFAADPDSTFMPTTADHPKLAPYEVLADPGLKKEGLEIGDSFTYDDKKWVIKGFTKKRFSYGHTPAVFTSLETWEDLYGDSLTYQAILFTNEGMIDTPSKMDTVSKEEILSNVPGYSAEQGSLNMMVIFLLIISAIVLATFFYVMTLQKLHQYGVLKAIGTKAGILLGALFAQISTLTIAGIVAGNVVTFGLTLVIPADVPFELSVTMILFNSALILLMAWIGSLLSFRSIVTVDPLQAIGSVK, from the coding sequence TTGTTTCTAGCATGGAAAGAAATGCGCTATGGGAAGGTAAAGTTTTTATTAATTATAGGCATTATCACATTAATCACGAGCCTGGTACTATCGATATCAGGACTTGCCAATGGATTATCGGTGGATAACGCTTCGGCTATAAAGAATATGCCTGCTGACACGTATGTGGTGGAAGCTGGTGACAAGCATCAGCTTGAACGATCACAGATAACAGAACAAGAGATTGCTTCTATAAAAGGAGGATCTCCTCTTGGTTTGAAAATGGTAGAGATCGATCAGGGGGGCAAGACGGTAAATGTAAGCCTATTTGCCGCTGACCCCGACAGTACTTTTATGCCAACGACGGCAGATCACCCGAAGCTTGCTCCCTATGAAGTTCTTGCTGATCCTGGCCTGAAGAAAGAAGGGTTGGAGATTGGGGATTCTTTCACCTACGACGACAAAAAGTGGGTGATCAAGGGATTTACTAAAAAACGATTCAGCTACGGCCACACGCCGGCCGTTTTTACATCTTTAGAAACATGGGAGGATCTTTATGGCGATTCGCTCACATACCAAGCGATTCTATTTACGAATGAAGGAATGATAGACACGCCTTCAAAAATGGATACCGTGTCTAAAGAAGAGATTCTATCTAATGTGCCTGGCTATTCTGCAGAGCAAGGCTCACTGAATATGATGGTGATCTTTCTGCTCATCATATCAGCGATTGTATTAGCCACCTTCTTCTATGTCATGACCCTGCAAAAACTTCACCAATACGGTGTTTTAAAAGCGATCGGGACGAAAGCGGGCATTCTTCTCGGTGCACTATTCGCGCAAATTTCCACCCTTACCATCGCAGGCATCGTTGCAGGGAATGTCGTTACCTTCGGACTTACATTAGTGATTCCGGCAGACGTACCTTTTGAATTATCGGTCACCATGATCCTATTCAACAGTGCATTAATTCTATTGATGGCGTGGATCGGTTCCCTTTTATCCTTTAGAAGCATTGTGACTGTGGATCCATTACAAGCAATCGGGAGTGTGAAATAA
- a CDS encoding ATP-binding protein, with the protein MRSLYVRIVVVTLLIMLTSSVIAFIGSNLYYQHILKPANDEKNTEIAKDIVDLFNAASMDAPGFFQKTAKLSYQFYVTDGKAPGTFYGEDFRDQSLSQEIVESVVNGSTYHGIANYPSTTFVTGFFSNELTNSIGVPIEIDGKPHALFMRPNVKQQFNEIHILLSVLLLFTILLSMLIVFFSTRYLVKPIRELTNATKKIAGGEYSIRLNESRKDEIGTLARSFTTMSRQLMQVENMRQEFVSNVSHEIQTPLSSMKGYANLLLSPSLSEEDRDHYLKVIESESTRLSKLSKQLLTLASLDKDNGSIQHEPTNMTQLLHDLMKQTRWLWERKDLAVSIQAEDVTYNGHGELLYQVFENLLANSIKYTPPGGEINLFLHKHHQGFRFIIEDSGIGVPPEHQGKIFERFYKADYSRSKEKDSSGLGLSIVKKIITLHHGEIHVESRTNKGTTFTVTLP; encoded by the coding sequence ATGCGCTCGCTGTATGTCCGGATTGTTGTCGTCACCCTTCTTATCATGTTGACGAGCAGTGTCATTGCTTTCATCGGTTCGAATCTTTACTATCAACATATTTTAAAGCCAGCCAATGATGAAAAAAACACTGAAATCGCGAAAGACATCGTTGATCTATTTAATGCAGCTTCAATGGATGCTCCTGGTTTTTTTCAAAAAACGGCGAAGCTCAGCTATCAATTTTATGTAACAGATGGGAAAGCTCCCGGAACATTCTACGGAGAGGACTTCCGTGATCAAAGCCTTTCTCAGGAAATTGTAGAAAGTGTTGTGAACGGATCCACTTACCATGGAATTGCCAATTATCCATCTACCACATTTGTGACCGGATTTTTCTCAAATGAATTAACCAACAGCATTGGTGTTCCCATTGAAATTGATGGAAAACCCCATGCCCTGTTCATGAGACCCAATGTGAAACAACAGTTTAATGAAATTCATATTCTTTTATCTGTCCTGCTTCTTTTTACGATACTTCTCAGCATGCTGATCGTGTTCTTCAGTACCCGCTATCTTGTGAAACCGATTCGTGAATTGACGAATGCCACGAAGAAAATTGCCGGCGGTGAGTATTCGATTCGACTGAATGAAAGCCGCAAGGACGAAATCGGTACCTTAGCCCGCTCCTTTACAACCATGAGCCGGCAGCTGATGCAGGTGGAGAATATGCGACAGGAGTTCGTTTCAAATGTTTCGCATGAAATCCAGACGCCCCTGTCCTCCATGAAGGGCTATGCCAATCTGCTTCTCTCCCCTTCCTTGTCAGAAGAGGATCGGGACCATTACTTAAAAGTGATTGAATCAGAAAGCACCAGGCTGTCGAAGCTGAGTAAGCAGCTGCTGACCCTCGCTTCTCTCGATAAGGATAATGGATCGATTCAACATGAACCCACTAACATGACTCAATTGCTCCATGATCTCATGAAACAAACACGATGGCTGTGGGAAAGAAAAGACCTCGCTGTGTCCATCCAAGCCGAAGATGTGACTTATAACGGTCACGGAGAGCTGCTCTATCAGGTATTTGAGAACCTGTTGGCAAATAGCATCAAATACACACCACCAGGGGGCGAAATCAACCTGTTCCTTCACAAACATCACCAGGGGTTCAGGTTTATTATTGAAGACAGCGGAATCGGCGTTCCTCCTGAACACCAGGGAAAGATATTTGAACGTTTTTACAAAGCAGATTACTCACGAAGTAAAGAAAAGGATAGCAGCGGCCTTGGCCTTTCCATTGTCAAAAAGATCATCACCCTGCACCATGGTGAAATCCATGTTGAGAGCAGGACCAATAAAGGAACCACCTTTACGGTGACTCTTCCTTAA
- a CDS encoding response regulator transcription factor: protein MISILVVDDDPHLRKLIRVHLEQNGYLVTEAQDGDAASVILEAQSIDLAIVDLMMPNKDGFQLAKEIRETYDIPIIILTAKNSLTDKAKGYEAGTDDYMVKPFEKEELLFRVQAILRRFHRAAPQKIRLNEMILDKRSYEVKDGAKTIILPLKEFELLYYLASFPNRTFSREEIIQHVWGMDFEGDDRTIDVHIKRLRERFRHSDDFLITTVRGIGYKLEVT, encoded by the coding sequence ATGATTTCAATACTTGTCGTAGATGACGATCCCCATTTACGTAAGCTTATACGTGTTCATTTAGAGCAGAATGGCTATTTGGTTACTGAAGCACAAGACGGGGACGCAGCTTCTGTCATTCTTGAAGCACAGTCGATCGATTTGGCGATTGTCGATTTGATGATGCCAAATAAGGATGGGTTTCAATTGGCGAAGGAAATCAGGGAAACCTACGATATTCCGATTATTATTTTAACCGCTAAGAACAGTCTTACCGATAAAGCGAAAGGCTATGAAGCCGGAACCGATGATTATATGGTAAAGCCCTTTGAAAAGGAAGAGCTTCTCTTTCGAGTACAAGCGATCCTGAGGAGATTTCACCGTGCCGCTCCCCAGAAAATTCGTCTCAATGAAATGATTCTTGATAAACGATCGTACGAAGTGAAGGACGGAGCAAAAACAATCATTCTTCCACTTAAAGAATTTGAATTATTATATTATTTAGCGAGCTTCCCTAACAGAACCTTTTCACGGGAAGAAATCATTCAACATGTATGGGGAATGGACTTTGAAGGGGATGACCGAACGATTGATGTCCATATTAAAAGGCTTCGTGAACGTTTCCGTCATTCCGATGATTTCTTGATCACTACTGTTCGTGGAATTGGCTATAAATTGGAGGTGACCTAA
- a CDS encoding sigma factor-like helix-turn-helix DNA-binding protein, whose amino-acid sequence MQTRSGLKKNEGQPNDEVMEELVPKLYRYCYFLTKSKWDGEDLAQESICKALSHYPAQQWKSSLLNKIAYHLWVDKVRKQSKEAIGGVPEVKAEDIPNEGISLETLEKLSRKMTPKQLVTFVLKEAFQFKISEVAEVLGMTETAVKALLNRSREKLKKFSDDGDGCGVQTYWNEALQKELNAILYRSLMAQDPSLLLAYIPILLAHAPAQGRFVRTSGSPSSVLSLAA is encoded by the coding sequence ATGCAAACGAGATCTGGCTTAAAAAAGAATGAAGGACAGCCAAATGATGAAGTCATGGAAGAGCTTGTTCCCAAGCTCTATCGATACTGCTATTTTCTGACGAAGAGCAAATGGGACGGTGAGGACTTGGCTCAAGAGTCCATATGTAAGGCACTGAGTCATTATCCTGCTCAACAGTGGAAATCATCTTTACTTAATAAAATCGCTTATCATCTATGGGTGGATAAAGTTCGGAAACAGAGTAAGGAAGCGATTGGCGGAGTCCCGGAAGTGAAGGCTGAAGACATTCCAAATGAGGGGATCAGTCTTGAAACCCTGGAGAAGCTTTCAAGAAAGATGACACCCAAACAGTTAGTCACTTTTGTTTTGAAAGAGGCGTTTCAATTCAAGATTTCTGAAGTGGCAGAAGTTCTGGGGATGACGGAAACCGCTGTGAAAGCCTTGCTGAATCGATCGAGGGAAAAGCTGAAAAAATTCTCCGATGATGGAGACGGGTGCGGCGTTCAAACCTACTGGAATGAAGCGCTTCAGAAGGAGTTGAACGCGATTTTATACCGCAGCCTAATGGCCCAGGATCCCAGTCTTCTTTTGGCATACATTCCAATCCTCCTTGCACATGCTCCCGCCCAAGGCCGATTTGTACGAACGTCTGGCTCTCCTTCAAGCGTCCTCTCACTAGCTGCATAA
- the clpP gene encoding ATP-dependent Clp endopeptidase proteolytic subunit ClpP: MKEEVRMNTIPYVIEQSSKGERSYDIYSRLLKDRIIMVSDEVNDQMANSIVAQLLFLAADDPEKDISLYINSPGGSTSAGFAIFDTMNYISPDVRTICTGMAASFGAMLLLAGTKGKRFALPNSEIMIHQPLGGARGQATDLEISAKRILKLRQHINEIISEKTGQPVEKVALDTDRDYFMSAYEAKEYGIIDEIIEKK, from the coding sequence ATGAAGGAGGAAGTAAGGATGAATACCATACCTTATGTCATTGAACAGTCAAGCAAAGGGGAACGATCCTACGATATTTATTCACGATTGTTAAAAGACCGGATCATCATGGTGAGTGATGAAGTGAATGACCAGATGGCCAACAGCATTGTCGCCCAATTGTTATTCCTTGCTGCAGACGATCCGGAGAAAGACATTTCCTTATATATCAATAGCCCTGGTGGCTCCACTTCAGCGGGGTTCGCCATCTTTGATACGATGAACTATATAAGTCCTGATGTTCGAACGATCTGCACCGGAATGGCGGCTTCTTTTGGCGCGATGCTGCTGCTTGCAGGGACAAAGGGAAAAAGGTTTGCCTTACCAAACAGTGAAATCATGATTCATCAGCCATTAGGTGGTGCCCGTGGGCAGGCTACAGACCTGGAGATTTCAGCGAAGCGGATTCTGAAGCTAAGACAGCACATCAACGAAATCATTTCTGAAAAAACAGGCCAGCCCGTTGAAAAGGTTGCCCTTGATACCGACCGTGATTATTTCATGAGTGCATATGAGGCGAAGGAATATGGGATTATCGATGAAATTATAGAGAAGAAATGA
- a CDS encoding C45 family peptidase — translation MKTIHSDVIQFRGSHYDFGYMQGSRIKDSVTVRNRENQWKVRKQRFSIGIRETKGAIKRFAPGIWDELLGLQEALEWPLERVLKEFGGYRVEYVKSGCSIMTGKNYLIRNYDYHPKTYEGRYTFYKPTDGGYSIIGPSQRVTGRMDGMNEKGLAIGYNFMHRKNPGDGFICCMIGRLILESCGDVSEAVEMLKEIPHRHSFSYVVYDRSGETFIIETSPRGVEIRQSNACTNHFEVMTHENRNHLVDSKRRLSIIQNKQATDAHEAFRLMNDTDKGVFSDLYGSWAGTIHTSAYFPSEMKAWFALGGDREPVVFDFAKWLEGEDVVLEKIMGEVDTDIPFVHMDEGADWFKQ, via the coding sequence ATGAAAACAATACATAGCGATGTGATTCAATTTCGTGGATCTCATTACGATTTTGGTTATATGCAAGGGTCTAGGATAAAGGATTCGGTCACGGTGAGAAATCGCGAGAATCAATGGAAGGTACGAAAACAGCGCTTTTCCATCGGCATCAGGGAAACAAAGGGAGCGATCAAAAGATTTGCCCCTGGCATCTGGGATGAACTTCTTGGATTACAAGAGGCGCTCGAGTGGCCGTTGGAAAGAGTACTGAAGGAGTTTGGCGGATATCGTGTTGAGTATGTGAAGTCCGGCTGCTCGATTATGACGGGCAAAAATTATTTGATCCGAAATTATGATTATCATCCGAAGACGTATGAGGGAAGGTATACCTTTTACAAGCCGACGGATGGAGGGTATAGTATCATCGGACCGAGTCAGCGGGTGACGGGACGGATGGACGGTATGAATGAGAAAGGATTGGCCATTGGATATAACTTCATGCATCGGAAAAACCCGGGGGATGGCTTCATTTGCTGTATGATTGGACGTTTGATTCTGGAATCATGCGGAGATGTATCGGAAGCTGTTGAGATGCTGAAAGAAATTCCTCACCGGCACTCTTTTAGTTATGTGGTGTATGACAGAAGCGGTGAAACCTTTATCATTGAGACTTCCCCTCGTGGCGTGGAGATTCGGCAGTCGAATGCGTGTACGAATCATTTTGAAGTGATGACTCATGAAAATCGAAATCATCTGGTCGATTCGAAACGCCGATTGAGTATCATTCAAAATAAGCAGGCAACAGATGCCCATGAAGCATTCCGCTTAATGAATGATACTGATAAAGGCGTTTTCTCCGATTTATACGGAAGCTGGGCTGGCACCATCCATACATCTGCTTATTTTCCTAGTGAGATGAAGGCTTGGTTTGCCCTGGGTGGGGACCGGGAACCAGTTGTCTTTGATTTTGCCAAGTGGCTTGAAGGGGAAGATGTTGTCCTTGAAAAGATCATGGGTGAGGTGGATACGGATATTCCCTTTGTGCACATGGATGAAGGAGCCGATTGGTTTAAACAGTAG
- a CDS encoding NAD(P)H-dependent oxidoreductase has protein sequence MADNKERVKQDILDAYHFRHATKEFDPNKKVSDDDFRFIMETGRLSPSSFGFEPWRFVVIQNPELREKIKNTAWGAYGKLPEASHFVVILARTKKDTKYDSQYLQDHFKNVKHLPEDHMAKYLEKIEQFQKVDFDLLEGDRPLYDWAGKQTYLALGNMMTAAAQIGVDSCPIEGFDIEKLNTLLDEEGLLEDGRFSISVMVAFGYRVKDPVPKTRRPYEDVVKFV, from the coding sequence ATGGCTGATAATAAAGAACGAGTAAAGCAAGACATTTTAGATGCCTACCATTTTAGACATGCAACAAAGGAATTCGACCCAAACAAGAAAGTGTCCGATGACGATTTCAGGTTCATCATGGAAACCGGCCGTCTGTCACCAAGCTCGTTTGGATTCGAACCTTGGAGATTCGTCGTGATTCAAAATCCTGAACTGAGAGAAAAGATCAAGAATACGGCTTGGGGAGCGTACGGAAAGCTGCCTGAAGCCAGTCATTTCGTCGTGATCCTGGCCAGAACGAAAAAAGATACGAAATACGATTCACAATACTTACAAGATCATTTTAAAAACGTGAAACACTTGCCCGAAGATCATATGGCAAAATACTTAGAAAAGATCGAGCAATTCCAGAAGGTTGATTTCGATTTACTTGAAGGCGATCGTCCCCTATACGACTGGGCCGGAAAGCAAACCTATTTAGCCCTTGGAAATATGATGACGGCAGCCGCTCAAATCGGGGTCGACTCGTGTCCGATCGAAGGCTTTGACATTGAAAAGTTGAATACGCTTTTAGATGAAGAAGGGTTATTGGAAGATGGTCGTTTCAGCATTTCCGTCATGGTGGCATTCGGATACCGGGTAAAGGATCCAGTACCGAAAACGCGTCGACCATATGAAGATGTCGTGAAGTTCGTTTAA
- a CDS encoding sodium:calcium antiporter — protein sequence MVYIVFLLAAAIVVAAAIYLNQFGDVISKKSSLSGAVVGTFLIAGATSLPELTTSLTAVYIDNPDIAVGNMLGSNVFNLFILAVVDLIYRKRRLFQKVNRKANIPSALFGFLFLTIIIFALFMPGSIEVFGVGIEMFFIIILYFVAMKFVSSDDAEGESVPAKDYSLKAAVIGFIIAALVVFASGSVLSIAGDQLAKATGMNASFVGSFLIAASTSLPELVTVLAAFKLANYNMAIGSILGSNLFNIQLLVLTDVLYRKGAILEAVDSSHIFIAGLGLLMTLVIVYLLLRPTNVMNKWRYMAPSFIITVLYIVVSYVLF from the coding sequence ATGGTTTACATTGTTTTTCTACTTGCTGCAGCCATCGTGGTTGCGGCTGCTATTTACCTGAATCAGTTCGGAGATGTCATCAGTAAGAAGTCTTCATTAAGTGGGGCTGTCGTTGGAACATTCCTCATTGCAGGGGCAACGTCACTTCCGGAATTAACAACGAGCTTAACGGCGGTTTATATCGATAACCCTGATATTGCCGTAGGAAACATGCTCGGCAGTAATGTGTTCAATCTTTTTATTCTGGCAGTGGTGGATCTGATTTATCGTAAAAGAAGATTGTTCCAAAAGGTGAACAGGAAGGCAAATATTCCTTCTGCCCTATTTGGATTCCTGTTTCTCACGATCATCATTTTCGCCCTTTTTATGCCGGGCTCCATTGAAGTTTTTGGCGTTGGGATTGAAATGTTCTTTATTATCATTCTATACTTCGTTGCGATGAAATTCGTTTCCAGCGATGATGCAGAAGGAGAATCTGTACCTGCGAAGGATTATTCCCTAAAAGCGGCCGTTATAGGTTTTATCATTGCTGCACTGGTCGTATTTGCGTCAGGAAGTGTGTTATCGATTGCAGGTGACCAATTGGCAAAGGCAACAGGTATGAACGCAAGCTTTGTAGGCAGCTTTCTCATCGCTGCTTCCACTTCCCTGCCTGAGCTTGTTACAGTCCTTGCTGCTTTTAAACTGGCAAACTATAATATGGCGATCGGCTCTATTCTCGGAAGCAACCTCTTTAACATACAACTGCTCGTCCTGACCGATGTCCTTTACCGAAAAGGCGCCATCCTTGAAGCAGTCGACAGTTCCCATATCTTTATCGCGGGATTGGGATTATTGATGACACTCGTCATCGTCTACTTGCTTCTTCGCCCGACAAACGTGATGAACAAGTGGAGATATATGGCTCCATCTTTTATTATAACCGTTTTGTATATTGTCGTATCTTATGTATTGTTTTAA
- a CDS encoding GNAT family N-acetyltransferase produces MKVEREYQVKQIVDYDIKGKMKAEIQELLNECFGDGYPDDRIYFKQIPHFRYLVHNEDQRLVGHVGVDYRVMKLEGEPINVLGVIDLCVSKGSRSLGIGSQLLFELERFCNGRNIDFLLLFADDPSLYKKNGFQSVSNQCTWMKINDQNQTTRGIGTETINELMIKPIGTKKWSSGQLDMLGYLY; encoded by the coding sequence GTGAAAGTGGAAAGGGAATATCAAGTGAAACAAATAGTTGATTATGATATCAAAGGAAAAATGAAAGCTGAAATACAAGAATTATTAAATGAATGTTTTGGAGATGGCTATCCTGATGATAGAATTTACTTTAAACAGATTCCTCATTTCAGGTATCTCGTCCATAACGAAGATCAACGTTTAGTGGGGCATGTTGGGGTGGATTACCGAGTCATGAAATTGGAAGGTGAGCCTATAAATGTATTGGGGGTAATCGATTTGTGCGTTTCAAAGGGTAGTCGCTCCCTGGGAATCGGATCACAACTTCTCTTCGAATTAGAAAGGTTCTGTAATGGGCGAAATATCGATTTCCTTCTCTTATTTGCCGATGATCCTTCCTTATATAAAAAAAATGGCTTCCAATCGGTGTCCAACCAATGCACGTGGATGAAAATCAACGACCAAAACCAGACCACCAGGGGCATTGGGACCGAAACCATAAACGAACTCATGATCAAACCAATAGGTACCAAAAAATGGTCAAGCGGCCAACTGGACATGCTTGGTTACCTCTACTAA
- a CDS encoding methyltransferase: MKEEYYDELLGVRTSELQMGFHRSFNYHRYEPTPYQALDELFRHYRLNSSDRVVDFGCGKGRLNFLIHHLFQSTVVGIEMNEEFYEEAVANRKSYLKKAKAKRENLYFYHCLAEEYRIHPKDNRFYFFNPFSVQIFMRIINNILFSVEQSPRDIEIVLYYSSDDYVHYLEDHPLFVLRKEVNLSGDYEKNEYERFLVYGLMY; this comes from the coding sequence ATGAAGGAAGAGTATTATGATGAATTATTAGGTGTTCGTACGAGTGAGTTGCAGATGGGGTTTCACCGGTCTTTTAATTATCATCGGTACGAGCCGACTCCGTATCAGGCATTGGATGAATTATTCCGACATTATAGATTGAATAGCAGCGATCGTGTGGTCGATTTCGGTTGTGGGAAAGGACGATTGAATTTCTTAATTCACCACCTATTTCAATCTACCGTTGTTGGCATTGAAATGAATGAAGAGTTTTATGAAGAAGCCGTGGCGAACCGGAAAAGCTATTTAAAAAAAGCAAAAGCCAAACGTGAAAATCTCTACTTTTATCACTGCCTGGCAGAAGAGTATAGGATCCATCCAAAGGATAACCGATTTTACTTTTTCAATCCGTTCTCTGTTCAAATTTTCATGAGGATCATCAATAACATCCTCTTTTCAGTGGAACAATCACCACGTGATATCGAGATCGTGTTGTATTATAGCTCGGATGATTATGTGCATTATTTAGAAGATCACCCCCTTTTTGTCTTGCGGAAAGAAGTGAACTTGTCAGGGGATTATGAAAAGAATGAGTATGAGCGATTTTTGGTGTACGGTTTGATGTATTGA